Genomic window (Procambarus clarkii isolate CNS0578487 chromosome 64, FALCON_Pclarkii_2.0, whole genome shotgun sequence):
ACTCCCTTCCCGATCTCTCTACATTTACTTCCGGTCTGCTTGCAGTCTTGACGACgcagctggtgggtggtggtgacgtcgAGACAGCCACCCACGATGGTGTAAAACGTTGACATCTGGTGACTGCTTCATTGTGGACAGTATACTGAGCcaagacaacctcgttagtgacgtgaggtgacGGCTGGGTAACTGGTGTAACGTCACACCCTAcgagttactgggtctggtgaggGAGGACTTTGTATAacgcacctcccctcccccccccccccccccccccccccccgatcttAACAGACAGGATAGTCCTCCCAATCGTATTGTTGATCATGGttgcacgtgtggctggaacaactgggcagCAGTGCAAAACAGACCTGGGAAAAGACAGATAACCacatggcggaagcatggatataaCTCGCATGGATATAACTCGCATGGATATAGCATGGAAAATCCCAGAGCAAGGTAAAAGTCTGCTACCTGATTCAAGCACAGTTAATAAATCCATatcattgcctctacaggaaaatctaatgaattctaAATAATACTAACTAGCATGACCAATAATACTGCTAGCATGGTAAATCTTCAACTATTGATATGGACAGTTCTTTCCAACCGGTCCTCAAATACTCCCATTATGACAAAATTTACAGGGCCTGCTCTCTTAATTACTCTGTACGGCCCCGCCATCTAGGAgatagtttcctactctgattggcggctGCAGCTTCATTCAATCTCAAGACAAGCCTGCCCTCCTTCAATTCCAGAGGTCGTACATTCCTGTCATAATCGTGAGCATATTTATCCCGTGTTTTTCTTGAAGCCTCCGCTCcgttgatgttgtggttgttttagatttagttactcaaaacgaaatgtccatgtagcacgggctatggtaagcccataATCAATTCTCCAAGCATTCCTCATTTCATTAAGAACATCTAAAGGATAATCTTCTCCATATGCAACATTGTGCAAGCAGACCTGAAGGGAAATTGCATGATTGTCCATTGAACAAAAGAAGGGGTTGGGTATTAATCGACTGTTGGATAGCAGTATTCAGAGCCAGCTGAACATAGGGCAGGTGCTAGTCAGATGAGTTTGCATcgcgttcagcaaggattgcaagcatagctTTAACTGAACGGTTAGTACGTTCCGTCATCCCGTTTGCCTGAGGGTGGTAAGCTGTTGTAAAGGCTGAGATTGTCTCTAAGACTTTACACACATCTCTATAAAAAGATTTCCGTTGAATTCCTGACCTCTGTCAGAGACAAAAACTTTAGGGGATCCAAATACCATTACAACCTATTCAAGAACGCTATTGCAACCGTACGAGAGTCTTACTGAGGTATTGTGATCAAGGTGGTTTATCTGGACAGATGGTTCACTAATACCAACACATAGCGACTGCCTGAATGGCTGCAATGGAGATCAATCAAATCGGGGCCCACTCGGTCTAGCGGTTCCGAAATAACTGGAAATTCCTGTATtggagcttgtaccttaagggcacCTTTTCTCCTCTGGCAATTAGAACAAGTCTTGTCGTACTTAATTACCTTCGACAACATAACCGTGAAATAAAATAGCGACTTTCAAGTAAGTTCTATAAATCCCCGGGTGACCTGCAATCTTAGCTATGTGTGCCAGTTATAATGCTGATGATCTTAATTCATCTGAAATAACTAGCTGGAATATTTCTCGATCTGCCTGCGACATTCGTGGTCATTTTGTACGTTTCTTGAAAATGTGTGTTAATACTCTGTGAtccgtgtagattacaaaatgacgTTGAAAAAGATTAGGTTGTTGACGTTGAAATTAGATTAGGACTAACTGACTCTACCACTGCGAGCGCCTCCCGACCCGTGGCCGAATAACGAACTTCTGGTcccttgaccttcctactgaaataggctcctGGATGAGGGAGATTTTCATTATCTCGTTGCATCAAACATCCACCAATAGCTCTGCCACTGGCATAACGGCGGCGTAATGGACGAGTTAGTTCCTTGTAACTCAATAACGCCCCTTCTGCAGAGATGAATGGGTCCAGCCCAGCAGGTAAGGCCCTACAGAACAAGTGTTTAGCGAAGCGTTCTGCCTCAACCTCATTGTACCCCAGTTCCTTGGTAAGGTTGTCAACCCTACTCATTATCACGGTACCAAAATCTTTCAATGTGCCGCAGTTCTCCTTCCTAAGAGACTGAAGGTATAGATGAACCTCGCCTGCCGTAACCTTCTCTTTATACTTATCTCTCACCGCCTGAACAAATTGAGGCCACGTCGTCAGGTGACGAAACTCTTACAGCTTCGCCAGTGGACCAGCTACGTCCACGCAAACCCCGGTAGCTAGAGTATCCCATAATTAGGAAAGGCCTCCAGCACTGAGCTCAATTGCCACAGCCAGTCTTCCACTCGGCGGTTTCGCTCCACCTTGTTCGACGGCAACTCCGTACTTACTAGTGTCGGTAACGTCATCTTTGGAATTAGACTCAAAATACCCGGTACCTATGAAGAGAGAGATTGTCCACATTGGGGGGGCCCCTGGTACTGGTTTATGTCGGAGGGTGTGGTCTGACCCGGGAAGGGTAAGCTATATGTGGGAGTTGTCAGGGGTTGGTGTTGGAGTATCTGGGGTTGAGGTTGGTATTGAGTTGACTGAGGTTCAGGTTGATATTGGGTTACCTGGGATTGAGTTTGGCATTGGGTTAATTACCATACCTCGACCAATTACCAGTCAAACACTTCAGACTGTTATGGTATCTCTCCTGTACTATTCTGTTCGCTCCTGTTGTATCTCTCCTGTACGCTCCTGTTGTATCTCTTATGTACTCTCCTGTTGTATctctcctgtttcctcctgttGTATCTCTCCTGTACGCTCCTGTTGTATCTCTCCTGTACGCTCCTGTTGTATCTCTCCTGTACGCTCCTGTTGTATCTCTCCTGTTCGCTCCCGTTGTATCTCTCCTGTACGCTCCTGTTGTATCTCTCTTGTTCGCTCCTGTTGTATCTCTCCTGTTGTATCTCTCCTGGACGCTCCTGTTGTATCTCTCCTGAACCCTCCTGTTGTATCTCTCCTGTTCTGTTCTCTTCTGTTGTATCTCTCCTGTTGTATCTCTCCTGGACGCTCCTGTTGTATCTCTCCTGAACCCTCCTGTTGTATCTCTCCTGTTCTGTTCTCTTCTGTTGTATCTCTCCTGTTCTCTCCTGTTATATCTCTCCTGTACTCTCCTGTTGTATTTCTTTTGTACTCTCCTGTTGTATCTCTCCTGTACTCTCCTGTTGCATATCTCCTGTACTCTCCTGTTGTATTTCTTTTGTACTCTCCTGTTGTATCTCTCCTGTTGTATCTCTCCTGTTGTATCTCTCCTGTACTCTCCTGTTGTATCTCTCTCTTGGACGTTACTGTTATATCTCTCCTGTACTCTCCTGTTGTATCTCTCATGTTCTCTCCTGTACTCTCCTGTATTCTCCTGTTGTATCTCTCCTGTACACTCCTGTTGTATCTCTCCTGTACGTTCCTGTTGTATCTCCTCTCCTGTACTCTCTTGTTGTATCTCTCCTGTACTCTCCTGTTGCATCTCCTCTCCTGTACTCTCCTGTTGTATCTCTCCTGTACTCTCCTGTACTCTCCTGTACTCTCCTGTTGTATCTCTCCTGTACTCTCCTCTTATATCTCTCCAGTAGGCTCCTGTTTTATCtcctctcctggtgtgagtgtgagACTGAGAtcctgtacttacctaattgtgcttgcgggggtcggtGTTCCTTGCTCAGTCTTCGTAACTCAGTCATAAGTCTTAATACCTTATACTGTAATAATACTGAACCTTTCCCCTTGTTCAAGTTAAGTTTTACGTCTCACGTCGTATCAGACGCCTCGGTCGAGGATTCAGGGGCATCGTAACTACAGGAATACGTTGAGGAACGTAGACAATAAGCGTACCGAAGGGCCTGATGAAGAAGACTTCTTCATCCCTCAGAGATTTGTCACTATTCTCCAATTAAGGTTATTACTGAGCCCGGAACAAATACTCTATGTGCGCTTCTTCACAAGCAAACACTACAGTATTGACGTTCCTTTGGCGTGATCCCTGACTCTATTAAATGACGCTTTGGAAATAAGTGTAATCCTATCAATGCCTTTTAAGGATTACTTGACGCCATTAATACCTTGCGACACCCTTTGATCCAATTAGCTTCTCTTTGGACTAGCAACTCTGGAAAGGGATTCTCATTTAGGTATATTAATTTTCAGGTAAAGTTTATTTTTGCTCTCTACTCTGTCAAATTCTCCTCCGCTCTCTCAACTCTCCCAACTCTCTTCTTTTGTttccctctctcttcttcttttcaACCCTCCTCTCCTATCTCCCTCGCATTCGTTCTTCCCATCCtaaccacctgtctccccttccctttcccctttCCTCTCCCCTAATAAATCCCCAACTTCTATCTGTCAATCTATCCAATCAACTATCTTTCCATCcgtccatcaatccatccatctgttCATCAACCTATGGATGAACAAATGGATCATCTGCCTATCTATCATCTCTCAGTCCATCATCTCTCCATTGATCAATACATCTACCTGTCACTCTATCTATATATTTGTCCCTATATCCATCTATGTCTCTCCCTATCCATCCATTTGTACATCCATCTCTGCATACACCTCAGTCACACAGTCAGGCGCAGACAACACAGTGAACGCCTGTGTCACCTGGAGCTCCGACTGTGCTCTCGTAATAATTATGGAAGATGTAGTGAGGAGCTCTGAGGACCGAGTTGGATTCTCTACGGGAGGGACTAAGGCAGATGAAACACCGTGTCTACCGTCAAGAGAAAGAAAAGGAGGAGAGCAGCATTAGGAAGTCTTCGTCATGGAGTGTCGCAAAGGAGGAGAACTAAAGAAGActctgacaaggccgcctacagcagTCCTAAAGACCTCCAACTCATTCGCCGTGCTGGAAGACGAGTGATGTATGGAGACTGCAGTTCACCCGAGAGACAAGGCAACAAAGGGAGCGCCGGTAAATGAAGAAGCTAAAGGAATTTTAGTTTTGGGTGATTCCCAGGTGAGGCTTTTGGATAAAGCTTTTAGTGCCAGAGAATgtaggaacaggttaagggtttgttaTCCTGGAGCAGGAATTGAGGATATTGTAAACAATATGAATGATAATATGGCTGgaaattagaaaaaaaaatatttgtatcagTGCCGGTGGAAATGAAGTAGGATTAGTTAGGCGTGAGGCACTGATATAGAGATGTAAGACAGCAAtatagttagttaggagcaaggcaggaatcccgatcatatgtggcattcttccaagaaagggagttgaaAATATATGGTTGTCGAGGGTACTTTGTGTGAATTGCCGACAGGacaaatattgtaaatcaaatgcaatatcatccattgataactgggaacacttccatGGAAAGATAGTAATACACTTAAgttatattacacgaacagtaagAGTCTGAGAAACAAATTAAAtgagttaaatgctcttgtctgcacagaaacaatagatattattgTACTTTCAGAAACATCGATgaatatagaaaacaaagaaatattagctgaatatcaaataaatggaataACACTGTTTCATACTGCtcgatatattagacaaggagggggagtagcaataTATGTtaggggaaaatttgaaatgtggtctcaaagagggaatcaaaacggaGCCACTGAAAACTGAAAAGTAACAAACTATCTGAATATAACAAAAGATCAgactagaacaagaattcgtccaactgtTTATTTGTCCAAATGTTATTGTCCAAAAAATAAAAGAGACAAggagggcaaaaaaaaaaaaaactttgaagTTTGCAtaccagggcaagcaaagacaaatcctaaagttttttttttcagttataccgaacaaagattagggaaacaaTAGCtctattaaaaactgagacaggtcagattactgataatgacgaagagttgagaaatatatttaaaaaatattttatctctgaatttactaaagaggaacttaacattatgccttcagccgaataaGTTTGTTGGTGGGGAAGAGGATAGGTTGACTAGTATAGCAATTACcatggaggatgttattaaagaaATAGTAAAATTCAAACCAAACACATCACCAGGGCCGcaggaagtgtttgccagggtgcttaaggaatgcaaagaggagctttgcgagtcaTTGTCtaacatatttaataaatcattagagtcaggcagagtgccagagtcgtggaagattgctaatgtggaaccaattttcaagaaaggagatagataactTCCGTCAATCAATCGGTCAATTAACTTAAGGTCTATTGTGAGAAAGTAGCTTGAATCGATACTGCAAATACCATtgttcttcatcttgaaaaatatagATTAATTTGTGATTCGCAACCTGGTTTTTACTAACGGCCGTTCATGTTTACCTAATTTGCTATTTTTTCTTCCAGCATAGTtgaagcagttgatagtggtaaggtttgtgatgttgtgtaccttgactttagcaaagcttttgacacaCTGCCACATGAAAGATAACTGAAAAGGTTAGAGACTCACGATTTTGCTATattggtgctatattaagttagattagggcatggctataccaaaggaaacagagagttagtaaaaatggagttaagtctgagtgggaaaatgttgtaagtggaatacctcaaggctctgtcctgggacctctgttattcataatatatataaattatttagactCAGgtctgagcagcaatatttgtaaATTTGGCGACGATACGAAAATCGGAAGTGAAATAAACACttaaaaagactcactatcatttcaaatcgatctaaataggggtttaaaatggtcaaaatattggcacatgcagtttaatgctgacaaatgtgagGATTTgatgctaggtaatgatgatagagttacaagatgcaAGCTATATGGTGTTGACATTCCGAAAATAGATTGATaaagggatctggaagttatgattagtaagaatttacaaCCAAAAATCAATGGATAAATATTcgcaataaggcaaataggacactggaatttatttATCATAGGATTAGTAATAGGAcatctggtgttgttcttcagcaatATCTTTGTCTTTGCCTGTCCTGCTTTGCAAACTTCGTAGTTTCGTTTTGCCTCTCCTTATATCttgttttaacatttctaaccagttggccgaattcctgttctaaactgacttccccattcttaatccttttgtaccaagctcacgttctacctataaggttcttcaaatcctttgttatccatttcgggtcattattattcgatctattgaatttgtatggtatactacgttcttgtGCTTTGCTCGGatgtttttaaataagttatattttgaatctacatcgaaatccctttttttaCATCACCCATTGCTGGGTTCACGTCCTGCTCCTAGACCGGCCCACCTCCCATGCCCATGACTTTCCAATATATTTCACCCCAATAAAATTTTATgcaattaaaatcagcttttcgaaaatctggcactttaacagaattttcttctaCAAATTTATtaaattctatgctaaatctgatttctctgtgatcactgttccctaactcactcccaatttcgatgtcaataatttgcgtttccctgttagttaacactaagtctaaaaaATAATTTTCATACATTGGTttcttaatgtgttgcttaaggaagcaatcgtcaattaactctagaaaatcttctgcttcattattccctgttttgttaagccagtttattccacttaaattaaagtcacccaagaaacaaatactgttagacctagatgctctagatatttcatcccatagatgctttgcttccatcatGTCTAAGTTTGGTGACCTGTATGTAGTTCCTGTTATAAGATTTTtacctttttcgtttaattctagctaGAAAttctagtttctgtgtgtggcacagttttaattccctctttgagactacatttcaaaatttccctaacatacatggctgcTCCCCCACCTCGTCTAATAAATCTATCAGTGTGAAATAATTTAAATTCGTTTatatgatattcagctaatagttctctgttttctacacTCGTCcttgtttcggtaagtgcaataatatccattatttctgtgcagacaagagcatttaaattttttatttagttttttagactcctactgttcgtgtaatatatcttaagtgtattgttattttgaggtcctTCTCATTCCCTGTTCATTTTGCGATTTTCTCCTCACCAACACATACTTTTTCTTActtcatatattattataatatgtacgaaaaATATATACAGTGAGAAAATTCACCCAAAGAATGTATTACGTTTacgatatttttctgggtttgaaaatatggtcaaggccttgaaacttttttaaATACATGCattgtttaattacgaaaatactgttggtaaactattagaaacagccctcgtagtgataataatGCCATTTATAAAATactttgtaaagactgtaataggtaCTATGTtttgcaaacatctaaagatttgaaatgtagaatttcgcaacatgaattctctgtaagacatggccaattgtctaatgctttgtttgatcatttgtcagaaaattctcaccaaattgattgggagatggcttcttcaatagcgATTTGTAAAATCACTTTCAATAggaaaataattgaatatgctttaatacaaattacaaagtCATGtagtttgaacattagcagtggtttatttaatttagatccatttttgattgatcagttagagggcaatttgagtaggatcattaatacacatttgtctcactaattcattgttaatatctactatcttatgctattattattcatgtatgggcctattggcccatatgatgcAGATCTTATTTATATCCTTCtaatcccattcatatatttgtcattgtacctcacttcacttcacctctctctcctgcctatatgtcCAAACTTACCGACTAATAAatccttccttctgaagatgtattattaaaatacgaaagtacttaaagaaacttctgttcaattcttcctccgtggtctgacactgtcacatttttcctcacgtgttaattttcgtgatttacatatatttatctatctacctatctctctctctctctctctctctctctctctctctctctctctctctctctctctctctctctctctctctctctctctctctctctctctctctctctctctctctctctctctctctctctctctctatatatatatatttatatatatatatatatatatatatatatatatatatatatatatatatatatatatatatatatatatatatatatatatatatatatatatatatatatatatatatatatatgtcgtacctagtagccagaacgcacttctcagcctacaattcagggcccgatttgcctaataagccaagttttcatgaattaattgtttttcgacaacctaacctacctaacctaaactaacctaactttttcggctacctaacctaacctaacctataaagataggttaggttaggttagatagggttggttaggttcggtcatatatctacgttaattttaactccaataaaaaaaattgaccacatacataatgaaatgggtagctttatcatttcataagaaaaaaattagagaaaatatattaattcaggaaaacttggcttattaggcaaatcgggccctgaattgtaggctgagaagtgcgttctggctactaggtacgacatatatatatatatatatatatatatatatatatatatatatatatatatatatatatatatatatatatatatatatgtcgtacctagtagccagaacgcacttctctgcctactatgcaaggcccgatttgcctaataagccaagttttcctgaattaatatattttctctaattttt
Coding sequences:
- the LOC138354770 gene encoding uncharacterized protein, which encodes MRDTTGEYRRDITVTSKREIQQESTGEIQQERYNRRDTTGEYKRNTTGEYRRYATGEYRRDTTGEYKRNTTGEYRRDITGENRRDTTEENRTGEIQQEGSGEIQQERPGEIQQERYNRREQNRRDTTGGFRRDTTGASRRDTTGEIQQERTREIQQERTGEIQRERTGEIQQERTGEIQQERTGEIQQERTGEIQQEETGEIQQEST